From a single Ursus arctos isolate Adak ecotype North America unplaced genomic scaffold, UrsArc2.0 scaffold_34, whole genome shotgun sequence genomic region:
- the NIPSNAP1 gene encoding protein NipSnap homolog 1 isoform X1: MAPRLCSISAAARRLLGGPRPRTGDVAAAVRFYSKDNEGSWFRSLFVHKVDPRKDAHSTLLSKKETSNLYKIQFHNVKPECLDAYNSLTEAVLPKLHLDEDYPCSLVGNWNTWYGEQDQAVHLWRFSGGYPALMDCMNKLKTNKEYLEFRKERSQMLLSRRNQMLLEFSFWNEPQPRAGPNIYELRTYKLKVPPPRRIPACLMLSLLWCCFTDTLTWGGGSCALAPRLGRLASPSLWAQNRGMYTHAHMCTPRCELGPLNEARWSLGLGRQVNFPSPPSCDIWNLRWGLISILSSGSLSARNHD, from the exons ATGGCTCCGCGGCTGTGCAGCATCTCCGCGGCCGCGCGGCGGCTACTGGGGGGCCCCAGGCCCCGCACTGGGGACGTGGCGGCTGCTGTGCG TTTCTATTCCAAGGACAATGAAGGTAGCTGGTTCCGCTCCCTCTTCGTACACAAGGTGGATCCCCGGAAGGATGCCCACTCCACCCTGCTATCTAAGAAGGAAACCAGCAACCTCTACAAGATCCAGT TTCACAATGTGAAGCCTGAGTGTCTGGATGCCTACAACAGCCTGAC ggAGGCTGTGCTGCCCAAGCTGCACCTGGATGAGGACTACCCCTGCTCGCTCGTGGGCAACTGGAACACATGGTACGGGGAGCAGGACCAGGCAG TACACCTGTGGCGATTCTCAGGCGGCTACCCAGCCCTCATGGACTGCATGAACAAGCTCAAAACCAACAAG GAGTACCTGGAGTTCCGAAAGGAGCGGAGCCAGATGCTGCTGTCCAGGAGAAACCAGATGCTCCTTGAGTTCAGCTTCTGGAACGAGCCACAGCCCAGAGCAGGTCCCAACATCTATGAGCTGAGGACATACAAGCTCAAGGTGCCTCCCCCTCGCCGGATCCCTGCCTGCCTCATGCTTTCCCTGCTGTGGTGCTGCTTTACAGATACCctgacatgggggggggggtcctgtgCCCTAGCACCTAGACTGGGGCGTCTGGCCTCTCCCTCCCTATGGGCTCAGAACAGAggtatgtacacacatgcacacatgtgcacacccaGGTGTGAGTTAGGGCCCCTGAATGAGGCTAGGTggtccctggggctggggagacaggTCAATTTCCCATCTCCACCTAGCTGTGACATTTGGAATCTGAGATGGGGGCTCATTTCCATTCTTTCCTCTGGTTCTCTTTCAGCCAGGAACCATGATTGA